The genomic window TATCTTCAAGCAGAAAAAAGCTGACCGTGATGCTGCAGCTCTTGAAGCTATCCGTAAGGAAGTAGCTGAGTTGAAAGCAAAAGTTAAAGAAGGCTTGGCGGTAAGAAAAGCTGCTAAATAAGTTTAGACTTATATTAGGGTTTTAAACCGAACCCGCATCGTACCAAGTACCTTGCGGGTTCGTTCGTAATAAATTCAAGGTAGTAATACTACCAATTTTTAACCTATCTTTTAAATTCTTTTAGAGATGGCTATCACAGCACAAGACGTAAAAAAGCTTCGTACTATGACAGGTGCGGGTATGATGGATTGTAAAAAAGCTTTAGCTGAGGCTGAAGGCGATATCGACAAAGCAGTTGAGATCCTTCGTAAAAAAGGTCAAAAATTAGCTGCTAAAAGAGCTGATAGAGAGACTACTGAAGGTCAAGTTTTCGTTTACACTAACGATGACAACTCTAAATCAGTTGCTTTAGCATTCGCTTGCGAAACTGAACCTGTATCTGTAAACGACGAGTTCAAAGCATTAGGTCAAAAATTACTTGACGCTGCTGTTGCTTCAGACGCTAAAACTGCTGAAGACGTTCTTGCATTAGAGATCGACGGTGCTCCTGCTACTGAAGCAATCACTGCTCTTACTGCAAAAATGGGTGAAAAAATGGAAATTAGCGGTTTCGCTAACGTTTCTGGTGCTGCAGTTGCTGCATATAAGCACGGTTCATCAATCGCGGTATTAGTTGAGCTTTCAGAAGCTGCTGACGAAACTGTATTAGAAGCTGGTAGAAACGTAGGTATGCAAGTTGCTGCTATGCGTCCATTAGCTTTATCTGCTGATGATGTAGATCCTGCAGTTATCGCTAAAGAAAAAGAAATTGGTGTTGAGCGTGCACGTCAAGAAGGTAAGCCTGAGCATATCTTAGAGCGTATTGCAGACGGTTACGTGAAGAAATTCTTAAAAGAAAACACTCTTCTTGAGCAAGCTTACGTTAAAGAGCCTAGCCAATCGGTTAAAGCTTACGTAGGTAGCGTGAAATCTGGTATGGAAGTTAAATCTTTCTTCAGAGTTTCAACTGGTAAGTAATTCATTCCGAAAGGAAATAATTATATTGAAAAGAGGTCTAATCTTCATTGATTAGACCTCTTTTTTTATTAAATGAATGGATGATAGATTGACAACAACTGGGAAAAATATTCTACAAAAAAGGACACTCTACAGAAAATAGAGTGTCCTTTTTATATATTTTGATTTATCGAATTAGTTAGACCATAAGTCTGATTCAAACTCAACTAAATCATATTTGTATTCTAAGCCTTTCATTAGGGCAATATCACCTTTAGCATCTCCATACAATAAAGCGATATCTTTATCTTGAGTATTAGAGTATTTAGTGATCTTACCATCGAATAACAATAGATCGAATGCATCTGATAAGTTTTTACTTTCAGCAAGGTTCTTATCATTGTACCATAGTGCATCTCTGTTTTCTTTGAATAAGTTTTCAACAACCTCTTTGTAAGAGAATGAAGCAACTTGTCTTTCTAGAGTACCACCGTTATTCTCAGCAGGAAGAACTAATGATAACACTTGGATGTCGTGAATCCACTTACCTCTTCTTCTATCGAATAAGATATCAACCTTTACATCCATCAAATAGATATCTTCTGGATATAATTCATCAGACGATTCAGCTACAGCTCCACCGCCAGCACTACCAGAGTCATCACCCCAGCCGCCACCGCCGCCAGTGTCACCCCAGCCGCCGCCGCCGCCGCCGCCCCAATCGTCGCCGCCGCCCCAGTCGTCACCGCCGCCTGAGTCGCCACCTAGATTAGGTTTCTTGATACGTTCTTTAAACTCATCAATTGTTAAACGTTTCTTTAAAGAATCATTTTCATATGGTCTAAGCAAACTACTCTTTACTGCATCAATCATTAGCTTAGGTAACCATCTATTCTTTGCAAAGAAAGGTTGGTTGATTTTATCATTAAGATTAACTCTATACC from Flammeovirga agarivorans includes these protein-coding regions:
- a CDS encoding gliding motility protein GldN, giving the protein MKSLRGLLLLALTIVASVAYAQEIDESEWNKHSVRPVRNADIMFKRTVWYRVNLNDKINQPFFAKNRWLPKLMIDAVKSSLLRPYENDSLKKRLTIDEFKERIKKPNLGGDSGGGDDWGGGDDWGGGGGGGWGDTGGGGGWGDDSGSAGGGAVAESSDELYPEDIYLMDVKVDILFDRRRGKWIHDIQVLSLVLPAENNGGTLERQVASFSYKEVVENLFKENRDALWYNDKNLAESKNLSDAFDLLLFDGKITKYSNTQDKDIALLYGDAKGDIALMKGLEYKYDLVEFESDLWSN
- the tsf gene encoding translation elongation factor Ts, encoding MAITAQDVKKLRTMTGAGMMDCKKALAEAEGDIDKAVEILRKKGQKLAAKRADRETTEGQVFVYTNDDNSKSVALAFACETEPVSVNDEFKALGQKLLDAAVASDAKTAEDVLALEIDGAPATEAITALTAKMGEKMEISGFANVSGAAVAAYKHGSSIAVLVELSEAADETVLEAGRNVGMQVAAMRPLALSADDVDPAVIAKEKEIGVERARQEGKPEHILERIADGYVKKFLKENTLLEQAYVKEPSQSVKAYVGSVKSGMEVKSFFRVSTGK